Proteins encoded by one window of Streptacidiphilus sp. PB12-B1b:
- a CDS encoding FG-GAP-like repeat-containing protein codes for MVGAALLLAVSFSTCQAQADAQTQGARPVATAAVKAPGWLMSSMFSHIVTTPTSSDQVVDSYCTSIQIAPYRLLLPADCPAGRSSQEMQWNDYPADGGGGGPVYQVDGRYNAASRQDDLAVTPFSGTSTASQSVVPLAGPGDASLYNAGTHADFWSWQGFALGDQVSVSPSMEPVIIESAATCTGLLGHALPSGSFCTKPASGSTAPYCVGDAGGALVVGGKLLGMSATPVHSCPADGVRIYTSVAANYALIRGWGRDVSADVMWQGSLFAADRNDAISTECSEGVSLCLDDNSGWYEDIQGQYNLLLEAGDLDGDGHGDVIGRATNGNLYVFTKLWQENVASQENLATATKHYLGSGFNQYGTIVAPGDLTGDGLPDLLAIDHSGVMWLFPGNGSGGFGARTRISSGWNVYNLVTAHGDLSGDGIPDVVVRDRSGQLWLYTGNGHGGFNLHRTYLGKGWGGFNAIVAAGAVDNQGQNEVVARMSNGWFYVFAANGQGTLGKGRLTPGNSALTSARLS; via the coding sequence GTGGTCGGGGCGGCGCTGCTGCTGGCGGTGTCCTTCTCGACCTGTCAGGCCCAGGCCGATGCCCAGACCCAGGGCGCTCGCCCGGTGGCCACCGCCGCCGTGAAGGCACCGGGCTGGCTGATGTCGTCCATGTTCTCGCACATCGTCACCACCCCGACCTCCTCCGACCAGGTCGTCGACTCCTACTGCACCTCGATCCAGATCGCGCCGTACCGCCTGCTGCTGCCTGCGGACTGCCCTGCGGGGCGCTCGTCGCAGGAGATGCAGTGGAACGACTACCCCGCCGACGGCGGTGGCGGAGGCCCGGTGTACCAGGTCGACGGGCGGTACAACGCCGCTTCCCGTCAGGACGATCTCGCCGTCACGCCGTTCTCGGGGACGTCCACGGCCTCGCAGTCGGTCGTGCCGCTGGCCGGCCCGGGCGATGCCAGTCTCTACAACGCTGGTACGCACGCCGACTTCTGGTCCTGGCAGGGCTTCGCGCTGGGTGACCAGGTCTCGGTGAGCCCGTCGATGGAGCCGGTGATCATCGAGTCGGCCGCGACCTGCACCGGCCTGCTCGGCCACGCGCTGCCGTCGGGCTCCTTCTGCACCAAGCCTGCTTCCGGCTCCACCGCGCCGTACTGCGTCGGGGACGCCGGCGGCGCCCTGGTGGTGGGCGGCAAGCTGCTCGGGATGTCCGCCACGCCGGTCCACTCCTGCCCGGCCGACGGTGTGCGGATCTACACCTCGGTCGCCGCCAACTACGCGCTGATCAGGGGCTGGGGGCGGGACGTCTCGGCGGATGTGATGTGGCAGGGCAGCCTGTTCGCCGCAGACCGCAACGATGCCATTTCCACCGAGTGCTCGGAGGGCGTCTCGCTCTGCCTGGACGACAACAGCGGCTGGTACGAGGACATCCAGGGCCAGTACAACCTGCTGCTCGAAGCCGGGGACCTGGACGGTGACGGGCACGGCGACGTCATCGGCCGCGCCACCAACGGCAACCTGTACGTGTTCACCAAGCTCTGGCAGGAGAACGTGGCCAGTCAGGAGAATCTGGCCACGGCGACCAAGCACTACCTGGGCTCCGGATTCAACCAGTACGGGACGATCGTGGCGCCGGGCGACCTGACCGGAGACGGCCTGCCCGACCTGCTGGCGATCGACCACAGCGGCGTGATGTGGCTGTTCCCGGGCAACGGGAGCGGCGGCTTCGGGGCGCGGACGCGGATCAGCAGCGGGTGGAACGTCTACAACCTGGTGACCGCGCACGGCGATCTGAGCGGCGACGGCATTCCGGACGTGGTGGTCCGGGACCGCAGCGGACAACTGTGGCTGTACACCGGGAACGGCCACGGCGGCTTCAACCTGCACCGGACGTACCTGGGCAAGGGCTGGGGCGGCTTCAACGCCATCGTCGCGGCCGGTGCCGTCGACAACCAGGGCCAGAACGAGGTGGTGGCCCGGATGAGCAATGGCTGGTTCTACGTCTTCGCCGCCAACGGCCAGGGGACGCTGGGCAAGGGGCGTCTCACGCCCGGCAACTCCGCGCTCACCTCGGCGCGGCTCAGCTGA